In one Photobacterium swingsii genomic region, the following are encoded:
- a CDS encoding sulfurtransferase: MDIPSSVISAKWLSQHIDHPSITVLDASWFMPGSERFPQQEWAAKRIPGSLFFDFDNKIKSHESQLPHMLPTAEDFAHEVSKLGISNDSTLIVYDSVGLFSSPRVWWMFKAMGHNNVAVLDGGLPAWIAAGGAIATQAPATEISVTTYIAKLQTRWIASADDVNQQLTNEAVTVVDARPAERFAGKQVEPRQGVRSGHMPNAKNLPFPKVVFDGKLADSERLNKSFDELAPIQQRYIFTCGSGITACILALAAEQTGRENIAVYDGSWTEWGSNEEYPVVKDE; encoded by the coding sequence GTGGATATACCTTCATCCGTTATTTCGGCTAAATGGCTTAGTCAGCATATTGATCACCCATCGATAACCGTCTTGGATGCCAGCTGGTTTATGCCAGGATCAGAGCGTTTCCCTCAACAAGAGTGGGCAGCTAAACGTATACCTGGCTCACTCTTCTTTGATTTTGATAACAAGATAAAATCACATGAGTCACAGTTACCACACATGCTACCTACAGCTGAAGACTTCGCACATGAAGTATCAAAGCTTGGTATTAGTAACGATAGCACCTTAATTGTTTATGACAGTGTGGGGCTATTTTCATCGCCTCGTGTGTGGTGGATGTTTAAAGCGATGGGGCATAATAACGTTGCTGTACTTGACGGTGGGCTGCCAGCTTGGATTGCGGCTGGTGGCGCAATAGCTACACAAGCACCAGCAACAGAAATATCCGTAACCACTTATATAGCTAAGCTTCAAACCCGTTGGATTGCGAGTGCTGACGATGTAAACCAGCAACTGACGAATGAAGCTGTCACGGTAGTCGATGCAAGGCCAGCTGAAAGGTTCGCCGGCAAGCAAGTCGAGCCTCGACAAGGAGTACGTAGCGGACATATGCCGAACGCAAAAAATTTACCATTCCCTAAAGTTGTGTTCGATGGCAAGTTGGCTGATAGTGAACGGCTTAACAAATCTTTTGATGAGTTAGCGCCCATTCAGCAGCGTTATATTTTCACATGTGGCTCAGGGATCACTGCGTGTATTCTTGCGCTGGCAGCGGAGCAAACAGGCCGTGAGAATATTGCGGTTTATGATGGCTCATGGACGGAGTGGGGAAGCAATGAAGAGTACCCAGTTGTTAAAGATGAGTAA
- a CDS encoding DUF5718 family protein produces the protein MAFKDVIGFGVAGNFAGHLEQAGEAKDFLAVEVKEAIQPKAIFPFYVPAKEAGFLSTYPLSSDTIVPPNDADNLQIEPEVALLCDIEYQGTQVVGLKPVKFAAYNDCSIRKPNAKKISEKKNWGADTKGIAAELFDLDHLAEGGMLDDYRIASFHKRGDTTERYGEDSPVIGYSYFHQQLLDWIVDRMNNQQDVGPTENIAELLSHADYPSQALISIGATRYTEYGETHFLQSGDTSIVVVYNGKQYQEDEIATMAKENNFAESGLSALVQHVA, from the coding sequence ATGGCATTTAAAGATGTAATTGGATTTGGTGTAGCAGGTAACTTTGCTGGGCATTTAGAACAGGCTGGTGAAGCCAAAGACTTTTTAGCTGTAGAGGTAAAAGAAGCAATTCAGCCTAAAGCTATTTTTCCTTTTTATGTTCCTGCGAAAGAAGCAGGTTTTCTTTCTACTTATCCTTTGTCGTCAGACACTATTGTGCCACCCAACGATGCTGATAACTTACAGATTGAACCTGAAGTAGCACTCTTGTGTGATATCGAATATCAAGGCACGCAGGTTGTTGGCCTGAAGCCAGTAAAATTTGCAGCTTATAACGATTGTTCTATTCGCAAACCAAATGCGAAGAAGATCAGTGAAAAGAAAAACTGGGGTGCGGACACCAAAGGTATTGCTGCTGAACTGTTTGACCTTGACCACCTTGCTGAAGGGGGCATGCTTGATGATTATCGTATAGCAAGCTTCCATAAACGTGGTGATACTACTGAGCGTTACGGTGAAGATAGCCCTGTTATTGGTTACAGTTATTTTCATCAACAACTTTTAGATTGGATTGTTGATCGTATGAATAATCAGCAAGACGTAGGCCCTACAGAAAACATCGCTGAGTTATTGTCGCACGCAGATTATCCTTCTCAAGCATTAATCAGTATAGGTGCTACACGTTATACCGAGTATGGGGAAACACACTTCCTGCAGTCGGGTGATACAAGCATTGTTGTTGTTTATAATGGCAAGCAGTATCAGGAAGATGAAATTGCAACAATGGCAAAAGAGAATAACTTTGCTGAAAGTGGCTTGTCGGCACTTGTACAGCATGTGGCCTAA
- a CDS encoding trypsin-like serine protease yields the protein MKKTKTIIATLCLLGSSATLAASTTDSIAADSPSVLPRVMNGEAAIQDLLPWQVMVYGQNYGTMCGGSIISEHWIVTAAHCTFKVELGSRKVMLEKGDYIFAGTTNPHLFGGYLDLNKGTVIEEVITHKDYNPEIQATRFDNDIALIRVNASLYDRGGKAIRIATYKKPDLASAEQTQADQQFANTYVSGQDSQATLIASGWGHLGTQNKTSETLQVIKLAGIPDSQCDSPQFKGNYFVCADSNRAAVKKDVCRGDSGGPLIWQNPANVNDADKGLRLVGATSNGPLCSAKKDGLTDGDGLYTQVSYYRDWIETKTGLNLDSIPMPSYKYDPFKVVKNTPPKEPKKPDTNSSGGGSVPLFGLLTLGIFAWLRRSK from the coding sequence ATGAAAAAGACAAAAACCATTATTGCAACGTTATGCTTGTTAGGTTCCAGCGCGACCTTAGCCGCATCAACAACAGACTCGATTGCAGCAGACTCCCCCTCAGTACTACCACGTGTTATGAATGGCGAAGCAGCTATTCAAGATTTACTACCGTGGCAAGTCATGGTGTATGGGCAGAATTACGGCACTATGTGTGGTGGTTCAATCATATCTGAACATTGGATCGTAACCGCTGCGCACTGTACGTTTAAAGTGGAACTTGGTAGCCGTAAAGTCATGCTTGAAAAAGGTGACTATATTTTTGCAGGCACTACTAACCCTCACCTTTTTGGTGGCTACCTAGACCTTAATAAAGGCACAGTAATAGAAGAAGTCATCACCCATAAAGATTACAATCCTGAGATTCAGGCGACACGGTTTGATAACGATATTGCCCTCATCCGTGTAAACGCGTCTTTATATGATCGTGGTGGTAAAGCCATTCGAATTGCAACATATAAAAAACCAGATCTAGCAAGCGCTGAGCAAACACAGGCTGACCAGCAATTTGCGAACACCTATGTGAGCGGTCAAGACTCTCAAGCAACCTTGATTGCATCAGGTTGGGGACACTTAGGTACACAAAACAAAACATCAGAGACTCTTCAAGTTATAAAACTTGCTGGTATTCCAGATAGCCAATGTGATAGCCCTCAGTTCAAAGGCAATTACTTTGTCTGTGCTGACTCTAACCGTGCCGCGGTGAAAAAAGATGTATGCCGCGGTGATTCAGGCGGCCCTTTAATTTGGCAGAATCCTGCAAATGTGAATGATGCCGACAAAGGGTTACGTCTAGTAGGTGCTACCAGTAATGGTCCGCTGTGCAGCGCTAAAAAAGACGGGCTAACAGATGGTGATGGCTTATATACGCAAGTATCCTACTACCGAGATTGGATAGAAACGAAAACAGGTCTAAATTTAGATTCGATTCCTATGCCTAGCTATAAATATGACCCTTTCAAAGTGGTAAAAAATACCCCACCCAAAGAGCCGAAGAAGCCAGATACAAACTCTAGCGGCGGTGGTAGCGTTCCGCTATTTGGTTTGCTTACGCTAGGTATATTTGCTTGGTTGCGTCGTAGCAAATAA
- a CDS encoding lipid A deacylase LpxR family protein — MRTQNKEHAFFCSIAIASTLFASTLTSSVQAATIQDSNTLRSISFSMENDGIVQNDQNYTNGIFLNYNSAVTTDLANQTPFPISTIANWLPLQSHAWQGWRLKLGQQMWTPSDITLEQPQPNERPYAGLLFLDTGIFQYTASRADKLTFRLGTVGPNSLAESAQKFVHSVTPSKAPQGWAYQIENQIIANVNYEGHQLFNRFSSIKDKQWEWSAVGRLDAGNYRSEAALGSVVRWGSQLSETFGSTGFTPNQTTDLGLLSSSRSGYFLYAGLEGRYRFNDITIEGNKPDEVYDVTLQHWQATITAGVVLYRPRWGISLSMAADTRSFEEDSQDISPYGAFKIFYRY, encoded by the coding sequence ATGAGAACACAGAATAAAGAGCACGCATTTTTTTGCAGCATCGCAATTGCCTCAACACTCTTCGCCAGTACTCTAACCAGTAGCGTACAAGCTGCCACAATACAAGATTCGAATACCCTTCGCAGCATTTCGTTTTCAATGGAGAACGATGGTATTGTTCAAAATGATCAAAACTATACCAATGGTATTTTCCTTAACTACAATTCTGCAGTAACAACAGATCTTGCTAACCAAACCCCTTTTCCTATCTCGACTATTGCTAATTGGCTGCCATTGCAGAGTCATGCTTGGCAAGGCTGGCGTCTAAAGTTGGGACAGCAAATGTGGACTCCCAGCGATATTACACTAGAACAACCTCAACCCAATGAACGGCCCTATGCCGGTCTACTATTTCTCGATACTGGCATATTTCAGTACACAGCAAGCAGAGCCGATAAACTCACCTTCCGTTTAGGAACAGTTGGACCTAATTCACTGGCTGAAAGTGCACAAAAATTCGTTCACAGCGTGACACCATCAAAAGCCCCGCAAGGTTGGGCTTATCAAATTGAAAACCAGATCATTGCAAACGTAAATTACGAAGGGCATCAACTCTTTAATCGCTTTTCTTCCATTAAAGACAAACAATGGGAATGGAGTGCAGTCGGTCGCTTAGATGCTGGAAATTACCGGAGTGAAGCTGCTTTAGGTAGCGTGGTGCGTTGGGGAAGTCAATTATCAGAAACCTTCGGTTCTACAGGCTTCACACCCAACCAAACAACAGATCTCGGGCTCCTCTCATCTAGTCGCTCAGGATACTTTTTATATGCGGGCCTTGAAGGTCGATATCGATTTAATGACATCACCATCGAGGGTAATAAGCCAGACGAAGTGTATGATGTGACCTTACAGCATTGGCAAGCTACCATCACTGCTGGGGTCGTATTATATCGCCCAAGGTGGGGGATCAGTTTAAGTATGGCAGCTGATACAAGAAGCTTTGAAGAAGATTCCCAAGATATTAGCCCTTACGGCGCCTTTAAAATCTTTTATCGTTATTAA
- a CDS encoding S1 family peptidase, giving the protein MKKMKFLMTALCILSAAQSYASTPQAKVMNGDTAIQDLLPWQVMLVSSQGSLCGGSIISDHWIVTAAHCAVKNDSGTSTAVLNKGDYVFVGQTKSPISNGILDISNAISVEEVIYHSNFKYDENDSSTNFNDDIAVVRVKNSLFAQGGKAISIATAKEQSDADKSFEQYYVKNQDSKATLIASGWGHLGTQNKIADELQVVELAGIPDNQCNTYSQTGNFFVCADSNKANVKKDVCRGDSGGPLVWQNPANSADTDKGLRLIGATSNGALCSLKNKGIVDNNGLYTQVPYYRTWIEGKTGLSLSSLPKASYKYDPFNPHWKTVKPKQPTSGSNGGGGTMPLSGLLVLGLFGWLRRNK; this is encoded by the coding sequence ATGAAAAAGATGAAGTTCCTTATGACTGCGCTCTGCATACTTAGCGCAGCACAGTCTTACGCCTCAACACCACAAGCAAAAGTAATGAATGGTGATACTGCCATCCAAGATCTACTACCATGGCAAGTTATGCTCGTTAGCAGCCAAGGCTCTCTGTGTGGTGGCTCAATTATCTCTGATCATTGGATTGTAACGGCGGCTCATTGCGCGGTAAAAAATGATAGTGGCACCTCAACTGCGGTACTCAACAAAGGCGACTATGTTTTTGTTGGCCAAACTAAATCCCCGATCAGTAATGGCATTCTCGATATATCAAATGCAATAAGCGTTGAAGAAGTCATTTATCATAGCAACTTCAAATACGATGAGAATGACAGCTCAACTAACTTTAATGATGATATCGCTGTTGTTCGTGTAAAAAACTCTTTGTTTGCTCAGGGTGGCAAAGCGATTTCAATCGCGACAGCCAAAGAGCAAAGTGACGCTGATAAATCTTTTGAACAATACTATGTGAAAAATCAAGACTCTAAGGCAACGCTAATTGCTTCTGGCTGGGGCCATTTAGGTACACAAAATAAAATTGCTGACGAGCTACAAGTTGTTGAACTAGCAGGTATTCCTGACAATCAGTGTAATACCTACAGCCAAACAGGTAACTTCTTCGTATGTGCTGACTCTAATAAAGCCAATGTAAAAAAAGATGTTTGTCGTGGCGATTCAGGTGGCCCGCTTGTTTGGCAAAATCCAGCAAATAGTGCTGATACAGATAAAGGTCTTCGCCTTATCGGTGCGACAAGTAATGGGGCATTATGTAGTTTAAAAAACAAAGGGATAGTCGATAACAACGGCTTATACACTCAGGTTCCATACTACCGTACATGGATAGAAGGAAAAACGGGCTTGTCATTATCTTCACTGCCAAAAGCAAGCTACAAATATGACCCTTTCAATCCGCATTGGAAAACCGTAAAACCTAAGCAACCAACATCAGGCTCCAATGGTGGTGGTGGTACTATGCCACTTTCTGGTTTACTTGTGCTGGGTCTATTCGGCTGGCTTCGCCGTAATAAATAA